Genomic DNA from Shouchella patagoniensis:
TCTTTATCCATAAACCCAAACCCTAAGACTGTATAGCCATCATTAATCGCAGTAACTCCTTCTTCGATCGATCGCATCCCGTACTTTGCTTTATAACCATATTTAGTCTGAGCGGTAATGGCCCCTGCGCCACCGCTTCCGCAAAAAGAAATGCCAAGGTCGGCAGCGACTTTATTCATCTCATCTCCTAGTTTCATATCCGCCCCCATACCAGGGACAACGATGGCCTCCGCTCCAGCTGCTTCGGCCCCCTTTCCGACATTTTGACCTTTCCCTAAACGGTCGGCAATAACAATTTTCATATGATTGGCTCCTTTTCTTCTTTCATTAGTTATAGTTGGTTACTTCAAAATGAATCGCTAATAAATACGCCTCATCATCTGGCAAATGTTCGAGTAGCCGGACGATTGATCTTGCTTGCTCTAAAGACTCGTTAGAAAGCTCATTAAACATCGCTTTATCCAGAGGATCGATTGGCGCTTTGTTTGCAGAGCGTAAGATCATTTCCGCTAAGTGATTGACTAGTGCTTCTTCCTGATAGCTCTCAAGCGTCTGCTCCTTCCCTATAAAAAAGCGATTTGCTTCTTCATGCAGTTTTTGGCACAGAGCTTCATTTTGACTTTTTCGATAATACTGGCCATAGCCCATTTTCCCACACCCCTTTT
This window encodes:
- a CDS encoding SFCGS family glycine-rich protein, translating into MKIVIADRLGKGQNVGKGAEAAGAEAIVVPGMGADMKLGDEMNKVAADLGISFCGSGGAGAITAQTKYGYKAKYGMRSIEEGVTAINDGYTVLGFGFMDKEELGKRIVEAYLKKQQG
- a CDS encoding PRD domain-containing protein yields the protein MGYGQYYRKSQNEALCQKLHEEANRFFIGKEQTLESYQEEALVNHLAEMILRSANKAPIDPLDKAMFNELSNESLEQARSIVRLLEHLPDDEAYLLAIHFEVTNYN